Sequence from the Symbiopectobacterium purcellii genome:
GCGAGGCTACTATGTTAACCATCAGTGCTAGCTGCTGGCTATGCCAACAGCCGCTTTATCATTATCACCACGGTATTTGCTGCTACTGTCAGCGTCATCTTCCCGCGCCACCCGTATGCTGCCCGCGCTGCGGGTTACCTGCGGGCAATGCCACGTTGCCGTGCGGCCGCTGCCTGTATCGCCCGCCACGCTGGCACAGTCTGGTTTTTGTCTCCGATTACCGTCCGCCATTCACTACGCTATTGAAACAGTTCAAATTCCGCGGGCGTATCGAACTCGGACAAGTACTCGCACGACAGATGTTACTGCGCTGGCTTAACGCATATCGCCTTGCTCCAGAACAGGTTAAGAAACCCGATGTGCTGCTCACCGT
This genomic interval carries:
- the gntX gene encoding DNA utilization protein GntX, with product MLTISASCWLCQQPLYHYHHGICCYCQRHLPAPPVCCPRCGLPAGNATLPCGRCLYRPPRWHSLVFVSDYRPPFTTLLKQFKFRGRIELGQVLARQMLLRWLNAYRLAPEQVKKPDVLLTVPLHRRQRWRRGFNQTELMAQHLARWLRCRYHPHALTRVRHTPLQQHLCASKRRYNLRRAFSCDQDLSGLRVALVDDVVTTGNTMTEICRVLLAQGAVHIQVWCLCRTLLDA